Proteins encoded in a region of the Globicephala melas chromosome 1, mGloMel1.2, whole genome shotgun sequence genome:
- the FAM43B gene encoding protein FAM43B: protein MLPWRRNKFVLVEGEAKCKAKSLSPGLAYTSLLSSFLRSCPDLLPDWPLERLGRVFRSRRQKVELNKEDPTYTVWYLGNAVTLHAKGDGCTDDAVGKIWARCGPGGGTKMKLTLGPHGIRMQPCERSGSAGSGGRRPAHAYLLPRITYCTADGRHPRVFAWVYRHQARHKAVVLRCHAVLLARAHKARALARLLRQTALAAFSDFKRLQRQSDARHVRQQHLLAGGAAASVPRAPLRRLLNAKCAYRPPAAERGRGAPRLSSIQEEDEDQDEEAEELEEGAPQSERPEVLSLARELRTCSLRGAPAPPPPSQPRRWKAGHRERAGQAR from the coding sequence ATGCTGCCCTGGAGACGTAACAAATTCGTGCTAGTGGAGGGCGAGGCCAAGTGCAAGGCGAAGAGCCTGAGCCCGGGGCTCGCCTACACGTCGCTGCTCTCCAGCTTCCTGCGCTCCTGCCCGGACCTGCTGCCCGACTGGCCGCTGGAGCGCCTGGGTCGCGTGTTCCGCAGCCGGCGCCAGAAAGTGGAGCTCAACAAGGAGGACCCGACCTACACCGTGTGGTACCTGGGCAACGCCGTCACCCTGCACGCCAAGGGCGACGGCTGCACCGACGACGCCGTGGGCAAGATCTGGGCGCGCTGCGGGCCGGGCGGGGGCACCAAGATGAAGCTGACGCTAGGGCCGCACGGCATCCGCATGCAGCCGTGCGAGCGCAGCGGCTCAGCGGGCTCGGGGGGCCGCAGACCGGCGCACGCCTACCTGCTGCCGCGCATCACCTACTGCACGGCGGACGGGCGCCACCCGCGCGTCTTCGCCTGGGTCTACCGCCACCAGGCGCGCCACAAGGCCGTGGTGCTGCGCTGCCACGCCGTGCTGCTGGCGCGGGCGCACAAGGCGCGCGCCCTGGCCCGCCTGCTCCGCCAGACCGCGCTGGCGGCTTTCAGCGACTTCAAGCGCCTGCAGCGCCAGAGCGACGCGCGCCACGTGCGCCAGCAGCACCTCCTCGCTGGGGGCGCCGCCGCCTCGGTGCCCCGCGCCCCGCTGCGCCGGCTGCTCAACGCCAAGTGCGCCTACCGGCCGCCGGCCGCCGAGCGCGGCCGCGGGGCGCCGCGCCTCAGCAGCATccaggaggaggacgaggaccaGGACGAGGAGGCGGAGGAGCTCGAGGAAGGAGCACCCCAGAGCGAGCGGCCGGAGGTGCTCAGCCTGGCCCGGGAGCTGAGGACGTGCAGCCTGAGGGGCGCCCCGGCGCCTCCGCCGCCCTCGCAGCCTCGCCGCTGGAAGGCCGGCCACCGGGAGCGGGCGGGCCAGGCGCGCTGA